A single Cyclopterus lumpus isolate fCycLum1 chromosome 15, fCycLum1.pri, whole genome shotgun sequence DNA region contains:
- the mrpl14 gene encoding 39S ribosomal protein L14, mitochondrial, translating into MALHLLARSLTGLIESSSVIQPRTFSVSAVAAAIQKMTRVRVVDNSSLGNTPYHRPPKVIHVYTKNGVGKVGDRVLLAIKGQKKKALIVGHKMPGERMSPRFDSNNVVLIEDNGNPTGTRIKVPLPTHLRKVDGDYSKVLAIASSFV; encoded by the exons ATGGCGCTCCATCTGCTTGCAAGATCCCTTACTGGGCTCATAGAGTCATCGTCAGTTATTCAGCCAAGGACTTTTAG CGTATCTGCTGTTGCAGCGGCCATTCAGAAAATGACAAGAGTGCGCGTTGTGGACAACAGCTCCCTTGGAAATACACCATATCACCGTCCCCCAAAAGTGATCCATGTATACACAAAGAATGGTGTCGGAAAAGTTGGTGACAGAGTGTTGCTAGCCATCaaaggacagaagaagaaagcacTAATCGTTGGACACAAAATGCCTGGAGAGCGCATGAGTCCACGCTTTGATTCCAACAACGTTGTTCTGATTGAGGACAATGGAAATCCTACAGGAACAAGGATCAAGGTCCCTTTACCCACACATTTACGTAAAGTGGATGGAGATTACTCTAAAGTCCTAGCAATTGCCAGTTCATTTGTTTAA